The bacterium genomic interval AAACTTGCTTTCCTGGTTTCCTCATCATTGGCGAAATGATGAGGAAACCAGGAAAGCAAGTTTTAATTCTGAATTTATTTCTTATGCGGTTCATAAAGAATGGTTTAATAGATCTTTGAATGATTCTAATCGCTACATTTATATTGTAGAAGCAGTTTCATAAGGGTCAAGAGGCTCTTGTTTTATAAGGAGTTATACCCCACAAAAGGACTTATGAAACCAGTTCTAGAATGATTAAAACTTGCAATTTATCAACTAAGGAAATTGCTTTCAAAAGAAGATTCACTTAAAAAACGATACTTTTATAAGTTATTTGCCAACCTTTTTAGCATGGTGATGGGGTTAATCACTGCCACTATAACCCCTCGGGCGCTTGGCCCTCAAACCTATGGCAATTTTAACTTCCTGACAAATTTTTTCCATCAAATTGTTGCTTTTTTGGATATGGGCACTTCTATAGGGTTCTATGCAAAGCTTTCTCAAAGGCAAAAAGATTACGCTTTAATAACCTTTTATTTCTATTTTATGGCAATTGTTGCTGGTTTGGTAATTCTATTTCCCATCGTAGCATTTAAGACCTCCCTATTTAAATTCATCTGGCCTGACCAGACGATACATTTTGTTTTTCTGGCTGCTCTATTTGGTATTTTAACCTGGCTAATCCAGATATTAACCAAAATTACTGATGCTTATGGATTGACAGCTCCGGCAGAGATTGTTAAAGCCCTGGAATGCGGATTTTTGACTTTAATCCTGGGGCTTCTCTATATATTTGGGAGGTTGAATTTAGAAAGCCTATTTTACTCTCAAATATTTTTATCAGTTATTTTAGGTTTTGTCTTTTGGTGGATAATTAAGCCCAAATGTAAGGAGATAGGGTGGAAGATAAATACTACCAAGATTAAAAATTATCTCAAAGAATTTTATACATATAGTCATCCATTATTTGTATATGCTTTGGTGGGTTTACTCGTAGGTTTATTGGACAGATGGCTACTTCAAATATTTGCAGGAAGCAGAGAGCAAGGATTTTATGGATTATCCTATACGATTGGCGCATTTTGTTCCCTTTTTACCGGGGCAATGCAGCCATTGCTGATGAGGGAATTTTCTATTTCTTATGGAGATAAGAATATAGAGCAGATGAAAATTCTCTTTAGAAAATATATCCCCCTATTTTATTCAATTGCCGCTTATTTCGCATGTTTTGTTGCCATTCAATCAGCAAAGGTTGTGTATATTTTTGCTGGAAGCAAGTATCATGCGGCAATTTTACCTGTTGCTATAATGGCTTTTTTTCCCATCCATCAGACCTATGGACAGCTAAGCGGCTCTGTGTTTTATGCAACTGATCAGACTGCTTTATATCGTAATATCGGTATCACTATGATGCTAATAGGATTGCCGATAACCTATATTTTACTCGCACCAACGAATATGTTTGGGCTTGAGGCAGGAGCTTTAGGTTTAGCAATTAAAATGGTTGCTTTACAATTTATTACCGTTAATATACAATTATATTTTAATGCCAAGTATCTCAGATTCTCTTATTTTAGGTATTTGGGACACCAGATATTGGTTTTATTATGCTTTACAGGCTTAGCAGGTGTATCATATCTGGTGATTGATTATTCAATAAATAATTTAAATGTAGTGATAAGATTTCTCTTATCAGGAATGGTTTATACAGGCTTAGTGGCTCTCCTTACATATTATGTGCCTATTGTTTTCGGTTTAAATAAGCCTCTGTTAAATTCAATAATTAGTATGTGTTTAGCTTTAAGGGAACAAATGAAATCCGAAATCAAAAAAACAAATTCAAATGACTAAAATTAAAAATTCAAAACAATATAATTTAGAGGAACGAACGCTAATGTTTAGAATTTTGAATTTAGATATCGTTTCGTGCTTCGGATTTCGTACCTTCTTTCATTTTAACTTCCTTTCTTCTTCTCGTCTACCTAAACATATACTATAATTTTAAATGCTTAAGATGTCAAGAGTAAAGGGATATTTTATTACAGGGCTGATTGCGGTTATCCCTATTGCAGCAACCATTGCTATCCTTATCCTTTCTTTAAAGGTTGTAAATAGCCTTTTAAGTATGCCCATATCCAGGGCTTTTGGGATAAAATATAGATTTTTATCTGGCCCTCTTGACTTTTTTTCTGGGGTGTTCATTACAATTCTTGTTATCCTTATTGCTGGATATATTACCACAAACCTAGGAAAAAGGGGGGTATTTGGATGGATAAAAAATTTAGTAGGAAGGGTTCCTGTCATAAACAACCTCTATGCCTCAGTAAAACAGCTTGTTGAGATCTTTATTCTAAATAAGGCAATTGAAGGGTTCACCAGGGTTGTGTTGGTTGAATATCCAAGAAAGGGATTGTACGCCATTGGTTTTGTAACCGCCAAGTCAGGAGAGGATATGGATAAGGAAACGGGAAAAAGGCTTATAAATGTTTATTTTCCAAACTCATTTGATCTAGCCTCTGGCTTTTTTGTCTTAATAGATGAGGATGAGGTGATAAAGTTGGATATTCCGGTTGATGAAGGCTTTAAAATGGTAATCTCAGGAGGCCTTATTGTTCCAGAGAAATGGCAATAAAAGATTTAGAATTTAGGATTTAGGAATTTAAAATGTCAAAGGTAAAAGGATATTTTATTACAGGGCTGATTGCGGTTATCCCTATGGCAGCAACCATTGGCATTCTTATTTTTTCTTTAAAGATTACCAGAAGCCTTTTAAGTATGCCCATATCTAGGGCTTTAGGAATAAAATATGGATTTTTGTCGGGTTTTCTTGACCTTTTTGCTGGGGTTTTTATTACCATTCTTGTTATCCTTACGGCAGGATATATTACCACAAAGATAGGGAAAATAGGTGTATTTACCTGGATTGAGGGTTTAATGAAAAATCTTCCGGTGGTAAATAGCCTTTATACCTCGATAAAACAACTGGTTGATATTTTTATCTTAAATAAGGCAATTGAAGGGTTCACCAGGGTTGTGTTGGTTGAATATCCAAGAAAGGGATTGTACGCCATTGGTTTTGTAACCGCCAAATCAGGAAAGAAATTAGACGAGCTTACTGGAAGAAGGCTTATTAGCATTTATGTTCCAAAGCCATTAAGCATTGCCTCTGGTTTTTTTATTCTAGCCTGCGAGGATGAGATTATTCAGCTAGACATCCCTCTTGATGAAGGCTTTAAAATGGTTGTCTCAGCAGGGCTTGTTATTCCAAAATGACAAAAAAAGACTTGGGTTTGCAAGTAGCAGAAAAATTGGGCTTTAAAAAGGATGACGCAATCCTTATAGTAGATAAGATTTTTTCCGCAATAACAGAGATTCTTAAAGAAAATAAAAGGATTGAAATTAGGGGATTTGGAAGCTTTGCTGTTGTCCAAAGAAAGCCAAAGAAGGGAAGGATAATAAAAACACAAGAGGTAGTGAATATACCTTCCCAGAAAACCGTTGTATTTATTAGGGGAAAGAAGATGGAGAATTTAGAATTAGGATTTAAGATTTAAAACAATTGATTCAAATTCCTAATTCCTAAATCCCAATTCCTAAATCATTTTCTGATTGGCTAAACATATTGTGCATATCCTCTGGAGGCTCTACCACAAAGGAGAGGGGTTTATTTGTTATGGGATGGGGAAAAGATAAAGAAAAGGCATGGAGGAAAGAGCGATTGATTAAGCTTGTCTTTTTTCCATATGCCTTATCACCGATTACAGGGTGTTGGATGCTTGCCAGATGAACCCTTATCTGGTGTGTCCTTCCTGTTTCAAGGGAAACCTCTAATAATGACATATCCTTTCTTCTTTCTAATACCTTGTAAAATGTCTTTGCTTTCTTCATCTTCCTCCCATAGGGTTTCATCAACACCCCTCCTTTTTTTGGCCTTCCAATGGGAATTGAAATTTCTCCCTTATCTTCCTTTACACTCCCTAATACCCAGGCAAGATACCTTCTCTTAACAAAGCGCTCTTTTATCATCTTTACTAATCTTTCGTATGCCTCTTTTGTTTTTGCTATAACAATAAGCCCGGATGTATCCTTATCAAGCCTGTGGACAATCCCTGGTCTATCTGGATTACCTGTATCTGGAAGGGAGGTATGAAAAAGGAGGGCATTAACCAATGTCGCCTTCCTTATCTTTGCTGTTGGATGGGTAATCATACCCGCTGGCTTATTGACAACAATTATATCAGAATCTTCATAGACAATATCCAAAGGAACATTTTCTGGCTTAATTGCGGTATCTTCAAAGGCAATTTCAATCCTTTCCCCTATTTTTGTCTTATGATGTGGCTTTATAAATTTTCCATCTACCTTAACTTTGCCCTCCTTTATCAAAAATGCTACCTTTGACCTTGATAAATTAAGCCTTTTTGATAAAAATATATCAATTCTTTCACCCCCTCTATCAACTATAGTATCTTCCATTACTTAGTGCAAAAATAGATAGGGTTGTGTTTATCTGTTAAAAATTCATCCACCTTTTAAGAAATTTTGAATTCTAAATTTCAAAATTCAACATTCAAAATTCATAATTTTATAAAGTTTTCCTTAAGATTATCTAAACACATACATTTTGTAAAGCGTTATGGAATTAACTATACCTTAAGCTTGCCATCCATCTATTTTATTATACTTAACTTTATGGTAATATATCCAGCAATTGATATTAGGGAGGGAAGGGCTTACACAGGGAGATTTTAAAAGGTAATTGTTCAAAAATCTCTTAAGGAAGGATTTCGAGGCCCTGTGGAAGGCAAAGGCGGTTGTAGCTTCCAATGTAGGTGGTATTCCTTTGCAGATAAAGCATAAATACTCCGGTCTTTTATGTCATTCCATTGAAGGTGCTGCCTTTGCCATAAAACAGTTGCTTAATAGTCCAGAATATGCCAAAAAATTAGGAGAAAATGGCAAAGAGCATATAAAAAATAATTTTCTCCTTACCAGACACTTAAGGGATTATATGCTCTTATTTCTTTCTTTATCTCACAATGAGGATATTGTTTATTTATAGCATCTTTCATAAATGATTCAGAGAGACAGATTAAATCAGTAAACTTTGGCAAAGTTTAAGATAGCTATTTGGTATAGGATTTTGCTATCCTTACCTTTCCCTTTTTCTTAAGCCAATCATACCAATTCCCTAAGATTCTATCCCTCTTTTTAGCTAATGCATAACCCCTTATTTCTTTATATTCCTCCTTAAACCTTTTTTCTTCGGATGACAGGAATTTATTAACCCTTATGATATGAAAGCCAAACCCTGTTTTTGTTACGGTGGAAACCTCATTTTCCTTTAAAGAGAAGATAACCTCGGAAAGCTCAGGGGCAATAAACCTTCCATAGGCTACCTCGCTGTTTAATTTCTCAAGCAAATCCCTGTTTTCCTTTGTATCGGTTCCCGAAAGGACAAGCTTTGGAAGTATTCCAATCCTTCCTTGATACCTTTTTGAAAAGCTACCATTGGAATAAAGGGAAACACCCTGTTCAAATGTTAGTGTTCCGCCTCTTATCTTTTCTAAAACAAGGTCTGCTGTTTTTGATGCACTTCCAATTGCTTCGTCTTCATTCCTTAATTCTTTTTTTATCTCTTCTTCTGCCTCTTTTAATGTCTTTGGAACATCGGGCTTTTTCTCTTCGCATTTAATGATATGATAGCCAAATCTTGTCTTTACAATATCGGATATTCTCCCTGGCTCTAAGGCATAAGCGGCCTTTTCAAAATCAGGGTCCATCCTTCCTGGGCCAAAAAATCCTAAGTCTCCACCGTTAACCTTTGAGGGGCAATCTGAATTATTCTTGGCAAGCTCGGAAAAATCAGCACCACTCCTTAGCTGTTGCATAATGGAAGAAATCCTATTTTTCGCTGCCGTATCTTGCTCCTTTGTTGGCTTTGGAGGAACAAAAACAAGGATGTGCCGAACCCTTATGTCTCCTGGCTTTTTGTAATTATCCTTAAATTCATCATATTGCTCCTTTATCCTTTTAGAAGAAACATAGAATGTTGGATCAATAAGAATATGGGAGACATCTGCCTGCTTATAATTATCATTAAAAAACTCCCTAATTTCAAAGTTTGTAACATCAATTGGGTCACAAACAATGCTTTCCATCTTTGAGATTAAAAGCTCATCCCTTACCTCATTTTCTTTGGCTCTCCAATATGCTGAATTCCAAACTTTTCTTGCCTGCTGATATGTTGCATCATCGGGAAATGAAAGTCTCATTGCCTGAATTACCTCTTTATCTGTTACAGAAAGACCCATCTTCTTTGCCTCTTTGAATAAAAGCTTTCTCTTTATTACCTCATCCAATGCCCTTTTATCAAGGTCAGGAATCATAGACTCATCAAAATCCTTAAACCTTTGTTTATACCTTTCTACTATCCTTCCCTTTGATTCCCTATACTCAATCTCGGTAATCTCCTTTCCATCTATTGAGCCATACAAAGGCTCTTTGCTTTTATACTGGCTTCCTGTCTGTCTCATTCCCCAGCTTATGAATATTGTTCCAATCACAAAGCTTATCATCAAAGCCCAAAATATTGGTTTTGCCTTTCTCCTTAATACCCTTATCATAGCCTAAAGATTATCTTTATACATCTCCTCGTGTCAAG includes:
- a CDS encoding DUF502 domain-containing protein; protein product: MSKVKGYFITGLIAVIPMAATIGILIFSLKITRSLLSMPISRALGIKYGFLSGFLDLFAGVFITILVILTAGYITTKIGKIGVFTWIEGLMKNLPVVNSLYTSIKQLVDIFILNKAIEGFTRVVLVEYPRKGLYAIGFVTAKSGKKLDELTGRRLISIYVPKPLSIASGFFILACEDEIIQLDIPLDEGFKMVVSAGLVIPK
- a CDS encoding RluA family pseudouridine synthase; protein product: MEDTIVDRGGERIDIFLSKRLNLSRSKVAFLIKEGKVKVDGKFIKPHHKTKIGERIEIAFEDTAIKPENVPLDIVYEDSDIIVVNKPAGMITHPTAKIRKATLVNALLFHTSLPDTGNPDRPGIVHRLDKDTSGLIVIAKTKEAYERLVKMIKERFVKRRYLAWVLGSVKEDKGEISIPIGRPKKGGVLMKPYGRKMKKAKTFYKVLERRKDMSLLEVSLETGRTHQIRVHLASIQHPVIGDKAYGKKTSLINRSFLHAFSLSFPHPITNKPLSFVVEPPEDMHNMFSQSENDLGIGI
- a CDS encoding HU family DNA-binding protein → MTKKDLGLQVAEKLGFKKDDAILIVDKIFSAITEILKENKRIEIRGFGSFAVVQRKPKKGRIIKTQEVVNIPSQKTVVFIRGKKMENLELGFKI
- a CDS encoding DUF502 domain-containing protein, with amino-acid sequence MSRVKGYFITGLIAVIPIAATIAILILSLKVVNSLLSMPISRAFGIKYRFLSGPLDFFSGVFITILVILIAGYITTNLGKRGVFGWIKNLVGRVPVINNLYASVKQLVEIFILNKAIEGFTRVVLVEYPRKGLYAIGFVTAKSGEDMDKETGKRLINVYFPNSFDLASGFFVLIDEDEVIKLDIPVDEGFKMVISGGLIVPEKWQ
- a CDS encoding glycosyltransferase translates to MFKNLLRKDFEALWKAKAVVASNVGGIPLQIKHKYSGLLCHSIEGAAFAIKQLLNSPEYAKKLGENGKEHIKNNFLLTRHLRDYMLLFLSLSHNEDIVYL
- a CDS encoding oligosaccharide flippase family protein, with product MGLITATITPRALGPQTYGNFNFLTNFFHQIVAFLDMGTSIGFYAKLSQRQKDYALITFYFYFMAIVAGLVILFPIVAFKTSLFKFIWPDQTIHFVFLAALFGILTWLIQILTKITDAYGLTAPAEIVKALECGFLTLILGLLYIFGRLNLESLFYSQIFLSVILGFVFWWIIKPKCKEIGWKINTTKIKNYLKEFYTYSHPLFVYALVGLLVGLLDRWLLQIFAGSREQGFYGLSYTIGAFCSLFTGAMQPLLMREFSISYGDKNIEQMKILFRKYIPLFYSIAAYFACFVAIQSAKVVYIFAGSKYHAAILPVAIMAFFPIHQTYGQLSGSVFYATDQTALYRNIGITMMLIGLPITYILLAPTNMFGLEAGALGLAIKMVALQFITVNIQLYFNAKYLRFSYFRYLGHQILVLLCFTGLAGVSYLVIDYSINNLNVVIRFLLSGMVYTGLVALLTYYVPIVFGLNKPLLNSIISMCLALREQMKSEIKKTNSND
- a CDS encoding peptidylprolyl isomerase; translated protein: MIRVLRRKAKPIFWALMISFVIGTIFISWGMRQTGSQYKSKEPLYGSIDGKEITEIEYRESKGRIVERYKQRFKDFDESMIPDLDKRALDEVIKRKLLFKEAKKMGLSVTDKEVIQAMRLSFPDDATYQQARKVWNSAYWRAKENEVRDELLISKMESIVCDPIDVTNFEIREFFNDNYKQADVSHILIDPTFYVSSKRIKEQYDEFKDNYKKPGDIRVRHILVFVPPKPTKEQDTAAKNRISSIMQQLRSGADFSELAKNNSDCPSKVNGGDLGFFGPGRMDPDFEKAAYALEPGRISDIVKTRFGYHIIKCEEKKPDVPKTLKEAEEEIKKELRNEDEAIGSASKTADLVLEKIRGGTLTFEQGVSLYSNGSFSKRYQGRIGILPKLVLSGTDTKENRDLLEKLNSEVAYGRFIAPELSEVIFSLKENEVSTVTKTGFGFHIIRVNKFLSSEEKRFKEEYKEIRGYALAKKRDRILGNWYDWLKKKGKVRIAKSYTK